One window of the Granulicella arctica genome contains the following:
- a CDS encoding Ig domain-containing protein: MSYRAQLITTFLLTLACLLLAIVGCGSHPSNPSNPAPPTNLVYPQSTITAMVGQEIAADTPSVTGTVTSYTISPALPAGLNLNATTGAISGTPTAVAAQATYTVTAMSSSGNTTTTLQIVVNALAPTLLVYPQTAIVATVGQAITPDMPTVTGTVTSFTVSPALPAGLSLSTSTGTISGVPTMVAAQATYTITATNLSGSTMAAVQIVVNVAPPTNLAYPQTKITAAVGQAIAADIPSVTGIVTSYTISPALPAGLSLNATTGAISGTPAAAVPQATYTVTAANASGNTTATVQIVVNLSAPTNLIYPQTNIAATIGQAIATDTPSVTGTVTSYTVSPALPTGLSLSVSTGAISGTPAAAVLQATYTVTAANASGNTTATVQIVVNLGAPTGLAYPQTTIAANVGQAITTDTPTITGTVTSYTISPALPNGLSLSATTGAISGTPGAVSAQTNYTITASNAVGSTTANLGIAVASFSVFSLVDLGHANQISLLRLQPTRLFSQDISGHWALWDYIATNELASGDAIAPNPKLPYPADMAGAALAIGAANTVEIRSNANGKLITTVSLPALARISWWKLATDGSYVAAGYSSGLFVWSTADGHQLFTRSGDYSRANAFAAPQQLQVALGPAGNNVIETDSIPNGTSSIGPVFLANFNTWFTDGSHFITNTLDLNPPFSPPLYSVYTYSSLSSQEGMISLNSLEGLNGYGNWLWRFPSSSSLIFYTVGATTPVISYPFGSITTLVPSGSTIGLLAYGTGAASIVDLSGSTPVLTQATLPVAYVTTFAATSPTQWVAGNHNGVVLDGPSVTTNTRFFGYGNALSIAGAPGLVSIATASGKILSYNPDSPTITNTINFTSSKLALSIDGTVLAAKASDVESQYEPDRTLNIYSLPDGTLTKSFPYQFVDTPPTPFLFDFTLSGSGTALGQLLGTYNGLYFDYTRQVTPLAGTPIIWSDHPASGVYEGSEAMFLSPDGTLVAASTGDYSATSQTSIYKNGALVATVNGFIVGWIDNNRLLVNNFTGNNGNGTLASTGAAIFDATGNQLANLPTLPQLAPPQNSGYLGGFQTVSPNEIYSPVTYSIYSLSTGALVWTEPLLLGKTTVLLNQGVSTIAGNYLVFNSGSRILVDIP; the protein is encoded by the coding sequence TTGTCTTATCGAGCACAGCTTATAACCACGTTTCTGCTCACCTTAGCCTGTCTGCTGCTCGCGATAGTAGGTTGCGGCTCGCATCCCTCAAACCCCTCAAACCCGGCTCCGCCGACAAATCTGGTTTATCCGCAAAGTACCATCACCGCGATGGTAGGCCAGGAGATCGCTGCAGATACTCCTTCTGTCACCGGAACTGTAACGAGCTATACCATTAGTCCAGCGCTTCCTGCAGGACTCAACCTCAACGCCACGACGGGAGCAATCTCTGGAACGCCGACAGCGGTCGCAGCACAAGCTACCTACACCGTGACTGCAATGAGCTCTTCGGGCAATACGACGACCACCTTGCAGATTGTGGTCAATGCACTCGCGCCAACACTCCTTGTCTATCCGCAAACCGCTATCGTCGCGACAGTCGGCCAGGCCATCACGCCGGATATGCCCACCGTAACCGGGACCGTAACGAGCTTTACCGTCAGTCCGGCGCTCCCCGCTGGACTTAGTCTCAGTACGTCGACTGGAACAATCTCCGGCGTCCCGACCATGGTCGCGGCTCAGGCGACCTACACGATTACAGCCACGAATCTTTCAGGCTCAACGATGGCGGCCGTACAAATTGTCGTGAACGTGGCCCCGCCCACCAATCTCGCTTATCCGCAGACTAAGATCACGGCCGCAGTAGGCCAGGCGATCGCCGCAGACATCCCAAGCGTGACCGGAATCGTGACCAGCTACACCATTTCTCCTGCGCTTCCTGCAGGACTTAGCCTGAATGCCACGACAGGAGCCATCTCCGGAACCCCAGCCGCAGCCGTCCCGCAAGCGACCTACACCGTTACCGCCGCCAATGCTTCCGGCAATACGACAGCAACCGTGCAGATCGTCGTCAACCTCAGCGCCCCAACCAACCTCATCTATCCGCAAACAAACATTGCTGCAACAATCGGCCAGGCTATCGCCACGGATACGCCAAGCGTGACCGGAACCGTGACCAGCTATACCGTCAGTCCTGCACTGCCGACTGGACTTAGCCTGAGCGTGTCGACAGGAGCCATCTCCGGAACCCCAGCCGCAGCCGTCCTACAAGCGACCTACACCGTCACTGCCGCCAATGCTTCCGGCAATACGACAGCAACCGTGCAGATCGTCGTCAACCTCGGTGCCCCAACCGGTCTCGCCTATCCACAAACAACCATTGCGGCAAACGTCGGCCAGGCCATCACTACGGATACACCTACAATTACCGGAACCGTGACCAGCTACACCATCAGTCCTGCACTTCCAAATGGACTGAGCCTGAGTGCAACGACGGGAGCCATCTCCGGAACCCCAGGTGCCGTCAGCGCGCAGACTAATTACACAATCACCGCAAGCAACGCCGTTGGCTCAACCACCGCAAACCTTGGCATTGCGGTGGCCAGCTTCAGCGTCTTTAGCCTTGTGGATCTAGGTCACGCCAATCAGATCTCCCTCCTGCGTCTCCAACCCACCCGTCTCTTCAGTCAGGACATCAGTGGTCACTGGGCGTTGTGGGACTACATCGCAACCAACGAGCTAGCCAGTGGCGATGCAATTGCGCCGAACCCGAAACTCCCCTATCCAGCGGATATGGCCGGTGCAGCGCTGGCTATCGGCGCTGCAAATACAGTTGAGATTCGCTCCAATGCGAATGGCAAGCTCATCACTACCGTGAGTTTGCCCGCTCTCGCCCGAATCTCCTGGTGGAAGCTTGCGACCGACGGCAGCTATGTCGCTGCTGGCTACTCTTCGGGGCTTTTTGTTTGGAGTACGGCTGATGGACACCAGCTATTCACCCGTTCTGGCGACTACTCGCGAGCCAACGCCTTTGCCGCTCCACAACAGCTTCAGGTCGCACTTGGGCCAGCAGGCAACAATGTGATCGAAACTGATTCCATCCCGAACGGAACCTCGTCCATCGGCCCAGTCTTTCTTGCCAATTTCAACACTTGGTTTACTGATGGCAGCCATTTCATTACCAACACGCTGGACCTCAACCCACCGTTTTCGCCGCCTCTCTATAGCGTCTATACGTACTCTTCCCTCTCGAGCCAGGAAGGCATGATCTCTCTCAACTCGTTAGAGGGTCTTAACGGGTACGGTAACTGGCTCTGGCGCTTCCCATCCAGTTCGAGCCTCATCTTTTACACGGTCGGAGCGACCACCCCGGTCATCTCGTACCCCTTCGGCTCGATCACCACACTCGTTCCCTCAGGTTCTACAATCGGTCTGCTGGCCTATGGAACGGGCGCCGCCTCTATCGTTGACCTCTCCGGTTCAACCCCAGTCCTCACGCAGGCCACGCTGCCCGTTGCCTATGTAACTACCTTTGCTGCAACCTCTCCCACGCAATGGGTCGCTGGAAACCACAATGGAGTCGTCCTCGATGGCCCGAGTGTCACAACCAACACCCGCTTCTTTGGCTACGGCAACGCTCTAAGCATCGCGGGAGCACCTGGGCTGGTCTCGATCGCCACTGCCTCAGGCAAGATACTTTCCTACAATCCCGATTCCCCAACGATCACCAACACCATTAACTTCACTAGCTCCAAGCTAGCCCTCTCGATCGACGGAACTGTTCTCGCCGCTAAAGCAAGCGATGTCGAGTCGCAATATGAACCCGACCGAACTCTCAACATTTATTCGCTGCCCGACGGCACTCTTACCAAAAGCTTTCCTTATCAATTTGTCGACACGCCGCCCACTCCGTTTCTCTTCGATTTCACGCTCTCTGGCTCAGGCACTGCCCTTGGTCAACTATTAGGCACCTATAACGGGCTGTACTTCGATTACACCCGCCAAGTCACCCCGCTTGCTGGTACTCCCATCATCTGGTCCGACCACCCAGCTTCCGGCGTCTATGAAGGAAGCGAAGCCATGTTCCTATCACCCGATGGAACCCTCGTGGCCGCCTCGACGGGCGACTACTCGGCGACCTCCCAGACCAGCATCTACAAGAACGGTGCGCTTGTCGCGACCGTGAACGGTTTCATCGTTGGCTGGATCGACAACAACCGACTCCTGGTCAACAACTTCACTGGGAACAAC
- a CDS encoding HU family DNA-binding protein, whose product MSTNIRTRRFCKSSSSGQQPQRRDKKEREFTIPGLGKLVRAQHAARLGRNLQTGESIKTKAKTTVKSASRRQPRMLK is encoded by the coding sequence TTGTCAACGAATATAAGAACGAGAAGGTTCTGTAAATCATCGAGTTCCGGGCAGCAACCGCAACGAAGAGACAAAAAAGAACGGGAGTTCACGATCCCGGGCCTCGGCAAGCTCGTAAGAGCTCAGCATGCTGCGCGTCTCGGTCGCAATCTTCAGACCGGCGAATCGATCAAGACCAAGGCAAAGACGACAGTGAAGTCCGCGTCGCGGAGGCAGCCAAGGATGCTTAAATAG
- a CDS encoding TonB-dependent receptor, producing MRWFLLAAILIFAHSFAFGQLTTADIVGTVTDATGAVIPGAKVTVLNLDTHDQRNATANATGEYQFTLLPVGRYTVTVVVEGFKTSATSTLPVEAGDRARADIHMETGGSSETVTVEAQTPLLQADNAVVSSTVTAKAVQDLPLNGRNFVQLVQLVPGANEGPGNGLTSGGRPDDRRNTSGFSVNGQDDTLNNYVIDGIDDNERVIGTIGVKPNVEGIQEITVQTNSYSAEAGRTAGGVVNIVTRSGTNQFHGTAYEFFRNDIFDARNVFQTTGSKPELRQNQFGASVGGPVFKDRTFFFGDYEGYRQVAGVTYNSTVPTIDEYNNIHSIGGGSPSALVAAGKGTQGRVIDPIALNYLLLFPAPTSAGLANNYTVSPNRTQYSNIFDARVDHKFSAKNMFFGRYSYNKVDTNTPQALGNANGLDISGGRYIFAGPATSTAQQYAFGLTHIINQNLVVDLRAAFTRVNNLSLPLNYGSNPDTKLGFGSNMNFNALSSFLTPIQFGPFSDIGDGAYVPLQDIDNTFQYAGSVSYTKGAHNIKAGGSFIRRQARNIQSAFAAGQYTFGLPSDNVSGNLKQTQDNNLASSLVGAFSAASRNYNLNPPDYRSYEPSGFVQDSWKITPNFTLIFGIRYDVFTPFTEAHNHISNFDFLQASGSTAATIASSLKVAGANGVDGHAGIQTDYSNLAPRLGFSTSITPTTVVRGGYGLSFFPGNYTSNADLKNAPFVSVYSPNCQSSAAVQIEASQGITTGQNPDCASIAGASTTFDQGLPLPAPQTISSPALSFVAENPHFRSALIQQFNLQVEKQFGANVVTIGYVGNIGQHLPETINDINVPKPFDPATGSSARPLSSTLGNLGQVGWLQSEGVSNYHALQTSIQRRFTKGLAFDANYTFAKALSDITGFSEEGQQGWSNADPTRIGQIEYGIAENNIKSRFALSLNYEFQYGKGFTGIKKQVLAGWQINTIAVWQSGKPFSIVNGGSGIDGIYTNRATPVNNGGSDRPNQISNPRLSHKTSTQFFNTAAFAPQPLGTIGTSQRNSLSGPTFRHVDLSLFKDFPIMERATVQFRAECFDISNTPNFYINNNGGNSSTQLGNAAFGTVAQVDPNYVPRQYQFAVKLRF from the coding sequence TTGCGTTGGTTCTTACTCGCAGCAATCCTCATCTTTGCCCATTCTTTCGCATTTGGACAACTCACAACGGCTGACATTGTCGGAACGGTTACGGACGCAACAGGCGCTGTTATCCCTGGAGCCAAGGTGACTGTACTCAACCTTGACACTCATGATCAGAGAAATGCCACTGCCAACGCAACCGGTGAGTACCAGTTCACCCTTCTTCCTGTGGGACGGTACACCGTCACAGTTGTGGTAGAAGGCTTTAAAACCTCAGCGACGTCAACCCTGCCCGTCGAGGCCGGCGACCGCGCCCGGGCCGATATCCACATGGAGACCGGCGGCTCATCAGAAACTGTGACCGTTGAAGCGCAGACCCCCCTACTGCAGGCTGATAACGCCGTCGTCAGTTCTACTGTGACAGCGAAGGCTGTGCAAGACCTTCCGCTTAATGGGCGAAACTTCGTGCAGTTGGTTCAGCTCGTGCCCGGGGCAAATGAAGGACCAGGCAATGGTCTGACCAGTGGTGGCCGTCCGGACGACCGTCGCAATACTAGTGGCTTCTCTGTCAACGGGCAGGATGACACCCTGAACAACTATGTGATCGACGGTATCGACGACAACGAGCGTGTGATCGGCACCATCGGCGTCAAGCCAAATGTCGAAGGAATCCAGGAGATCACCGTTCAGACGAATAGCTATTCTGCTGAGGCAGGCCGTACGGCGGGCGGAGTGGTCAACATCGTGACGCGCTCCGGTACCAACCAGTTTCATGGCACGGCTTACGAATTCTTCCGTAATGACATCTTCGATGCCCGGAACGTCTTCCAGACAACAGGAAGCAAGCCCGAACTGCGGCAGAATCAGTTTGGAGCCAGCGTTGGAGGTCCAGTATTCAAAGATCGCACCTTTTTCTTCGGAGACTATGAAGGGTATCGCCAGGTAGCCGGTGTCACGTACAACAGCACGGTGCCGACGATCGACGAGTACAACAACATTCATAGCATCGGTGGGGGTTCGCCATCTGCCCTGGTCGCCGCTGGAAAAGGTACGCAGGGAAGGGTTATTGATCCTATCGCGTTGAACTATCTGCTGCTGTTCCCCGCGCCAACGTCTGCGGGTCTGGCAAACAACTACACCGTCAGCCCTAATCGTACTCAGTACAGCAATATCTTCGACGCTCGGGTCGACCACAAGTTCAGTGCAAAGAATATGTTCTTCGGCCGGTACTCCTACAACAAGGTTGATACCAACACGCCTCAAGCGCTCGGGAACGCCAACGGACTTGACATCAGCGGAGGGCGGTATATTTTTGCGGGTCCTGCGACCAGTACGGCACAGCAGTATGCGTTTGGCCTCACACACATCATCAATCAGAACCTCGTGGTTGATCTGCGAGCAGCCTTCACGCGAGTCAACAACCTATCGCTTCCGCTGAACTACGGTTCGAATCCTGACACAAAGCTGGGTTTCGGATCAAATATGAACTTCAACGCCCTTTCCTCCTTCTTGACACCCATCCAGTTCGGACCATTCAGCGACATCGGAGATGGCGCCTACGTTCCGCTACAGGATATTGACAACACGTTTCAATACGCAGGAAGTGTGAGCTATACGAAGGGCGCCCACAATATAAAGGCTGGTGGAAGCTTCATACGTCGCCAAGCGCGCAACATACAGAGTGCCTTCGCTGCTGGTCAGTATACCTTTGGCCTACCAAGCGATAACGTCTCGGGCAACCTGAAACAGACGCAGGACAATAATCTTGCCTCCTCGCTCGTGGGAGCTTTCTCTGCCGCAAGCCGCAACTACAACTTGAACCCACCGGATTACCGAAGTTATGAACCGAGTGGCTTCGTTCAAGACAGCTGGAAGATCACGCCGAACTTTACCCTAATCTTCGGCATCCGCTACGACGTTTTCACCCCGTTCACAGAAGCACATAATCACATTTCGAATTTTGACTTCCTGCAAGCTTCGGGATCTACGGCTGCAACGATCGCCTCTTCTCTCAAGGTGGCGGGGGCCAACGGCGTCGATGGACACGCAGGAATTCAGACAGACTACTCCAATCTCGCTCCGCGGCTTGGCTTCTCCACCTCGATTACGCCGACCACGGTGGTTCGTGGAGGGTATGGACTAAGCTTCTTCCCAGGCAATTACACATCGAACGCCGACCTTAAGAACGCGCCGTTTGTCTCCGTCTACTCACCCAACTGCCAGTCGAGTGCGGCCGTGCAGATCGAGGCAAGTCAGGGCATAACCACTGGCCAGAATCCGGACTGCGCGAGCATCGCCGGCGCTAGTACCACCTTTGACCAAGGACTTCCGCTTCCTGCTCCACAGACAATTAGTAGTCCCGCACTTTCCTTTGTTGCGGAGAATCCACACTTTCGATCTGCACTGATTCAGCAGTTCAACCTGCAAGTGGAGAAGCAGTTTGGAGCGAACGTCGTCACCATCGGCTATGTAGGAAACATAGGCCAACATCTGCCAGAGACAATCAACGATATTAATGTACCGAAGCCTTTTGATCCGGCTACAGGCTCTTCTGCTCGCCCACTCTCGTCAACGCTGGGCAATTTGGGCCAAGTCGGATGGCTTCAGAGTGAGGGAGTTTCGAACTATCATGCTCTACAAACGTCGATCCAGCGCCGCTTCACGAAGGGGCTTGCGTTCGACGCAAACTACACCTTTGCCAAGGCTTTAAGCGACATCACGGGCTTCTCCGAGGAGGGCCAGCAGGGATGGAGTAACGCTGACCCAACACGGATTGGTCAGATTGAATATGGCATCGCCGAAAACAATATCAAGAGCCGCTTCGCTTTATCTCTGAACTACGAGTTTCAATACGGCAAAGGATTTACCGGCATCAAGAAGCAGGTCCTTGCCGGCTGGCAGATCAACACGATTGCGGTCTGGCAGAGTGGCAAGCCTTTCTCCATCGTAAATGGAGGTAGTGGTATCGATGGTATCTATACCAACAGGGCTACACCTGTGAACAACGGTGGAAGCGATAGGCCAAATCAAATCAGTAATCCCCGTCTCTCCCATAAGACAAGCACGCAGTTCTTCAATACGGCTGCCTTCGCCCCTCAACCCCTTGGAACAATCGGCACCTCGCAGCGTAACTCGCTCTCAGGTCCAACCTTCCGCCACGTCGACCTATCGCTCTTCAAGGACTTTCCCATCATGGAACGTGCTACGGTCCAGTTCCGTGCAGAGTGCTTCGACATATCCAACACGCCAAACTTTTACATCAACAACAATGGTGGCAACAGCAGCACACAATTGGGCAATGCGGCTTTCGGTACGGTCGCGCAGGTCGATCCGAACTACGTTCCCCGTCAGTATCAATTCGCAGTCAAGCTTCGCTTCTAA
- a CDS encoding tautomerase family protein, whose amino-acid sequence MPLVRIDVIEGRREEEVQALLEAAHRAVVLALGVPERDRYQIYKAHAKGHLVVQDTGLNIDRTDDVVIFTIFSKKRDEALKVKLYRALTEHLATSCGIAPSDVVICLIENGDADWSFGNGSAQFLTGDLP is encoded by the coding sequence ATGCCACTCGTACGGATTGACGTGATTGAAGGACGCCGGGAAGAAGAGGTTCAAGCGCTCTTAGAGGCAGCTCATCGCGCTGTCGTGCTCGCATTGGGTGTACCCGAGAGAGATCGCTACCAGATCTACAAAGCGCATGCCAAGGGGCATCTTGTCGTTCAAGATACAGGCTTGAACATCGATAGAACTGACGACGTAGTGATCTTTACGATCTTCAGCAAGAAGCGTGATGAAGCTCTCAAAGTGAAGCTTTACAGAGCACTCACGGAGCACCTAGCGACGTCCTGTGGCATCGCTCCGAGCGATGTGGTCATTTGCCTTATTGAGAATGGGGATGCCGATTGGAGCTTTGGAAATGGCAGCGCTCAATTCCTTACAGGTGATCTTCCGTAG
- a CDS encoding aldo/keto reductase gives MIDVILSSGSKMPSLGMGTYLLKGKAGIQAIHSALKVGYRHIDTAQIYGNEEAVGTAIAESEVSRHEIFLTTKVWTDKFHKEDLERSVDESLAKLQTDYVDLLLLHWPNPKVDLAETIEAINNVAKKGKAKAIGVSNFTVALMEEAVQLSEAPIATNQIEYHVLLSQKAVFGFAVPHHIAITAYSPLAQGRLKEQPILEEIGYKYKKTASQVALRWLVQQTNVAAIPKASSEKNLRSNFEIFDFQLTEEDMAKIHTLQGDGRFNSFDFSPAWDK, from the coding sequence ATGATCGACGTAATTCTCAGTAGCGGAAGCAAGATGCCGTCCCTCGGCATGGGAACCTATCTCCTCAAAGGCAAGGCAGGCATTCAGGCAATTCACTCCGCCTTGAAAGTCGGCTATCGCCATATTGATACAGCACAGATCTACGGCAATGAGGAAGCTGTTGGAACCGCCATCGCCGAGTCGGAGGTCTCACGTCATGAAATCTTTCTGACCACTAAAGTCTGGACCGACAAGTTTCACAAAGAAGATCTTGAAAGATCGGTAGACGAATCGCTCGCTAAGCTTCAGACTGACTACGTTGATCTGCTTTTGCTGCACTGGCCGAATCCTAAAGTGGATCTGGCTGAGACCATCGAAGCCATCAACAATGTTGCGAAGAAGGGTAAGGCTAAAGCCATCGGTGTCAGCAACTTCACTGTTGCCCTGATGGAAGAGGCGGTCCAACTCAGCGAAGCCCCGATCGCCACGAACCAGATTGAATATCACGTTCTTCTATCGCAGAAGGCCGTGTTCGGTTTTGCGGTGCCTCATCATATCGCTATCACCGCCTATAGTCCTCTCGCGCAGGGGAGACTCAAGGAGCAGCCGATCCTTGAGGAGATCGGCTATAAATACAAGAAAACAGCGTCTCAGGTAGCGCTCCGCTGGCTTGTGCAACAGACCAACGTCGCCGCGATCCCAAAGGCTTCGAGCGAAAAGAACCTTAGGTCCAACTTCGAAATCTTCGACTTTCAGCTGACTGAGGAAGACATGGCCAAGATCCATACGCTTCAGGGTGACGGCCGATTCAACAGTTTCGACTTCTCGCCCGCCTGGGACAAATAG